Within the uncultured Draconibacterium sp. genome, the region ATTGAGATTACAGTAAAAGACCTCGAACAAACCGTTTCCTTTTATGATCAGTTTTTGCCATTACTAGGATTTTCACTTGAAAAGAAAACGTCGGCTTATATTGCTTCGCACGACAAGCACGTGGTTGAATATTCGCATCCGAACCTTTGTATTGCACTTACTTCTCCACGAGAATCGTTAAAAGATGAAATCGTTCATCGGCGCCGTCCCGGAGCATTACATCATTTGGCATTTAAAGCAGAATCGCGCAATGATGTAGATGATGTATACTCCAAATTAGTGGAAATGAATGCTGATATTGTTAGTGCGCCACGTTTGTACCCCGAGTATCACGAGAATTATTATGCGGTTTTTCTTAAAGCTCCTGACGGGATCAAGTTTGAAGTGGTTTGTCAGAAAGCAGAATAGCATCATTTTACTTTACCACAAAGGAAGCACAAAGTTTCTCAAAGAAGAGAATCAATCTTTACTCAATCTTCATCAATCTTTGTTTTCGCCAATAACAAATCATTACCATTTCCAAATAAATACCATTTTGTACGAATTACTATTAATC harbors:
- a CDS encoding VOC family protein; this encodes MQPIIDHIEITVKDLEQTVSFYDQFLPLLGFSLEKKTSAYIASHDKHVVEYSHPNLCIALTSPRESLKDEIVHRRRPGALHHLAFKAESRNDVDDVYSKLVEMNADIVSAPRLYPEYHENYYAVFLKAPDGIKFEVVCQKAE